The genomic interval CTTCGACAGAACAGGACCGAACGTCAAGTTTGGCATCGCAGCCGCCGTACAGGCGGTTCGCGACTCGGGAATTGATGTCCGCGGTCTGGCTGATCCCACGCGATTTGGTGTCTACCTGGGTGCCGGCGAAGGAATGCAAGACTTCGACTTGCTGATGTCCATGATCGCGCAGGCGACAGGCGACAACAATCAGTTCGATCTTGCAGAGTTCACCAGGCTGAGCCTGAATGCCCTGAACGCCGAACAAGAATACAACCAGGAACCAAATGTTCTTGCCGCCAAAATTGCCGGCCTGTTTGGAGCGGAAGGCCCCAATCTGAATACATTGACCGCCTGCGCAGCTTCGGCCCAGGCGATCGGCGAAGGCACCGACCTGATCCGTAACGATAAAGCCGACATTATGATCGTCGGCGGTTCGCATAGCATGATCCATCCCTTCGGGCTCACCGGATTCTGTCTGCTGGGAACACTTTCGACGCGTAATGACGACCCCACCGCCGCCTCGCGCCCGTTCGATCGCGAGAGGGATGGTTTCGTGCTCGGTGAAGGCGCCGCAATGCTGGTCTTGGAAGAGTACGAATCGGCGCGTCGACGCGGCGCGCAGATTTATGGCGAAGTGCGAGGCTACGGCGTCGCCTCGGACGCATATCGAATCACCGACATTCCCTCTGACGGCAACGGACTGACCCGCGCCATGCAACACTCGTTGCGCGATGCCGGTCTGAATCCCGACAACATCAGTTATGTCAACGCGCACGGGACAAGTACCGGCGCCAACGACAAGGCGGAAACCCAGGCCCTAAAGCACGCACTCGGAACGCACGCTGAATCGGTCCCGATCTCGAGCACCAAAAGTATGACGGGACATCTGGTCGCCGCCTGCGGTGCGCTCGAAGCCGTCCTGTCGCTGCTTGCCCTCCGCGATGGTACCGCCCCTCCGACCATGAACTACGAGTATCCCGATCCCGAATGTGATCTGGATTATGTCCCCAACGCGGCCCGCGATCTGAAACTCGATACCGTCATGTCCAACAACTCGGGATTCGGCGGACAGAACGTGTCGTTGATTCTCTCACGGCTGTGACTTCGGCGCAGATTGTTACTTCAGTTCGGTCGAAAAAGTGGCCCTGATGCACAGTCGCCAACGCCCCAACCGATCACCGATAATTCGACATTGCTTGAGTTCATTCGCAATTCAGGTCATGAACCTCGATACAATCTCGCGATCCGGTTAGCTTCGATCCCGCTGGACGAGACTTCGGTTGACGGCTAGAACAGAGGCTGCCTGTTTGGACGAATTTGTCTCAAGTCAGGTACGGCCCAGGCAGGCTCGTTCCCTACGACGCCACATCCAGAGTTCGCTCGTTATTCTATGGAGAGTCCATGATGTACCGTTTCACGGCATTTCTTGTTTTGTTTGGAACGGCTTCCACTCTCTGCGCGCAGCAGGTGCCCGCGGATGCCGCTAAGGTTACGCCGGTCGAGTTGACCGTCGCGCATATTGAAATCAAGGGTCAGTATTCTGAAGGAAACGGTGCAGGGGGCCTTTTCAGTGAAGCGGTCGAAACCCTGGGAGATGCCCTCGCACGACTGAAGAAAGCCGCTGCGGATGATCGGCTGGACGCAGTTGTCCTGCATATCAGCAGCCCGCACATCGGATGGGCCAAGCTCAATGAACTTCGCGGCGGGATCGCCAAGATTCGACAAAAAGGCCGCAAGGTCTTCGCCTGGATGGAAAGCGCCGATACCAAAGACTACCTCCTGGCATCTGCGTGCGATCAAATCATTCTGCCGGAATCCGGCATGCTAATGCTGCCTGGTTTGCGGGCGGAAATCTCGTTCTATAAGAACCTGTTCGACATGCTGGCGATTCAGCCGGAAATGCTGCGTGTCGGTGAATTCAAATCGGCTGCCGAGCCCTACAGCCGTTCTGAAATGAGCCCCGCGTTCCGGGAAGAAATGGAAGCGATTCTCGATGACTATTACCGCCAAATCGTCGAGATGGTCGCCGAGTCACGCAAGCTGACTCAGGATCAGGTCAAAACCATTATCGATACCGGGTTGTTCAGCGCCGAAGAGGCGAAGAAACAAGGCCTGATTGATCACGTTGCCTATGAAGATCATCTCAGCACGCTGATCAAGGCAGGGCGTCCGAATACCGAAATCAAACAGCTTAAGGGATACGGTAAGAAGAAAATCGACACCGATTTCAGCGGATTCACCGGCATGGCCAAAATGATGAATCTTCTGATGGGCGTCGAGCCGTCATCGTTCAAATCCAAGAATCCCAAAATTGCCGTCGTCAGCGCCGTCGGTCCCATCGTGTCTGGGGTCAGCCAAAGCGGTTTCTTCGGTGACGAGTCGATGGGCTCGACCACGATGATCAAAGCAATTCGCCAGGCGCGTGACGATGATTCGGTCAAGGCCGTGATTCTGCGCGTCGACAGCCCCGGCGGAAGTGCGCTCGCCAGTGACCTGATGTGGCATGAATTGGAGACACTCGACGGCAAGAAGCCGCTGATCGTCAGCATGGGCGATGTCGCTGCGAGCGGTGGTTATTACATTGCCATGGGTGCCGACCGGATCTTTGCCGAACCGGGCACGCTCACCGGTTCGATCGGCGTCGTCGGCGGAAAGGTCGCTCTCGAAAAATTCTTCGCCAAGATCGGAATTACGACCAGCGTCGTGCAACGCGGGAAGAATGCGGGCGTCCTCAGCACGACCAAACCCTGGACGGATGCCGAACGTGACGCGATGCAGAAAATGATGAACGACATCTACGCTCAGTT from Schlesneria paludicola DSM 18645 carries:
- a CDS encoding beta-ketoacyl-[acyl-carrier-protein] synthase family protein is translated as MRRRVVVTGIGCISPLGNSIDQVWAAAREGVSGVSPISRFVRTGFPSQIAAEVRGFDLATWLDADQVHAFDRTGPNVKFGIAAAVQAVRDSGIDVRGLADPTRFGVYLGAGEGMQDFDLLMSMIAQATGDNNQFDLAEFTRLSLNALNAEQEYNQEPNVLAAKIAGLFGAEGPNLNTLTACAASAQAIGEGTDLIRNDKADIMIVGGSHSMIHPFGLTGFCLLGTLSTRNDDPTAASRPFDRERDGFVLGEGAAMLVLEEYESARRRGAQIYGEVRGYGVASDAYRITDIPSDGNGLTRAMQHSLRDAGLNPDNISYVNAHGTSTGANDKAETQALKHALGTHAESVPISSTKSMTGHLVAACGALEAVLSLLALRDGTAPPTMNYEYPDPECDLDYVPNAARDLKLDTVMSNNSGFGGQNVSLILSRL
- the sppA gene encoding signal peptide peptidase SppA; the encoded protein is MMYRFTAFLVLFGTASTLCAQQVPADAAKVTPVELTVAHIEIKGQYSEGNGAGGLFSEAVETLGDALARLKKAAADDRLDAVVLHISSPHIGWAKLNELRGGIAKIRQKGRKVFAWMESADTKDYLLASACDQIILPESGMLMLPGLRAEISFYKNLFDMLAIQPEMLRVGEFKSAAEPYSRSEMSPAFREEMEAILDDYYRQIVEMVAESRKLTQDQVKTIIDTGLFSAEEAKKQGLIDHVAYEDHLSTLIKAGRPNTEIKQLKGYGKKKIDTDFSGFTGMAKMMNLLMGVEPSSFKSKNPKIAVVSAVGPIVSGVSQSGFFGDESMGSTTMIKAIRQARDDDSVKAVILRVDSPGGSALASDLMWHELETLDGKKPLIVSMGDVAASGGYYIAMGADRIFAEPGTLTGSIGVVGGKVALEKFFAKIGITTSVVQRGKNAGVLSTTKPWTDAERDAMQKMMNDIYAQFTQKAAAGRKMDYDKLEKLARGRVYTGTQALNLGLVDELGTLDDAIAYAKKAAKLDPDSKLERLNLPKPTSPFEALFGPIDPSVKLAHGMAATWLEGLPNDLAEQLRNLASYEILAREKVLTIMPFQLQVK